One Coccinella septempunctata chromosome 1, icCocSept1.1, whole genome shotgun sequence DNA window includes the following coding sequences:
- the LOC123313796 gene encoding uncharacterized protein LOC123313796, with protein sequence MRVHWNLVIFLGLILEITLVLSKAVEPVRKPTDQVATETKNKAQRRDGYDYPAPAQSFNDGHQGGDFGAAAGGYDQSGNHGSFGASGGGGSFGSSGGGYDSGGSSQGHGGYDNGGSNQGGYDYSGGQTGVGSGYDLGGGGHNIGGGGHDLGGGGRDLGGNGGYNFGGTVEEHHVVEEDHHEVHHDHHDHHDPGYWKKKMIWKKGWKKIWKPGKKKIWVPSWKKIWKPIWVPTKKPGWKEIQVPDWKKIWKPVWKPIKVPIWKDIKVADWKKIYKPVWKPIKVPAWKEVQVPAWKKIWKPVWKEIQVPAWKEIQVPAWKKHYIPVWVKEGIPGKHYLGKGHDGSEYIAHDIWKKKLIWKPIWKKYWKPAKKQIWVSDKKLEWKEAWKQVWKTEKKQIWVDDKKLVWKEAWKQIWRTEKKEIWVTDKKLEWKEAWKQIWRTEKKQIWLPDKKLEWKEDWKKVWFESYKDIWVPGWKMIWRPVIISEWFPSPDHHDKHVEHGWDRKDQSGSKVENLTNNKLAKRSSEEISKTATSSTNDSSKTKKTSWSFPS encoded by the exons ATGAGGGTCCACTGGAACCTTGTG attttCTTAGGTCTCATCCTAGAAATTACATTGGTCCTGAGTAAAGCTGTGGAACCAGTGAGGAAGCCAACTGACCAAGTTGCAACTGAAACCAAAAA CAAAGCTCAGAGAAGGGACGGCTACGATTATCCAGCGCCTGCGCAAAGCTTCAATGATGGCCACCAAGGAGGAGATTTTGGCGCAGCAGCTGGCGGATATGATCAAAGTGGCAACCATGGATCATTTGGAGCAAGTGGTGGTGGTGGATCTTTCGGATCAAGCGGAGGAGGCTACGATAGTGGTGGATCATCCCAGGGTCACGGTGGATATGATAATGGAGGTTCCAACCAAGGAGGATATGATTATTCCGGTGGTCAAACCGGTGTAGGTTCAGGCTACGACCTAGGAGGCGGCGGTCATAACATAGGAGGCGGTGGTCATGACCTAGGAGGTGGAGGTCGAGACTTAGGAGGAAATGGAGGCTACAACTTCGGAGGAACCGTTGAAGAACATCACGTCGTTGAAGAAGATCACCACGAAGTGCATCATGACCATCACGATCACCACGATCCAGGctattggaagaagaagatGATATGGAAGAAAGGATGGAAGAAGATATGGAAACCTGGCAAGAAGAAGATCTGGGTCCCATCCTGGAAGAAAATCTGGAAACCGATCTGGGTCCCCACCAAAAAACCAGGTTGGAAAGAGATCCAAGTACCTGACTGGAAAAAGATCTGGAAACCAGTTTGGAAACCCATCAAGGTACCAATTTGGAAAGACATCAAAGTAGCTGACTGGAAAAAGATATACAAACCTGTTTGGAAGCCAATTAAAGTACCCGCCTGGAAGGAAGTTCAAGTTCCAGCATGGAAAAAGATCTGGAAACCTGTGTGGAAGGAAATTCAAGTCCCAGCTTGGAAAGAGATTCAAGTGCCAGCTTGGAAAAAGCATTACATTCCAGTTTGGGTGAAAGAAGGAATTCCCGGAAAGCATTATTTGGGCAAGGGTCACGATGGTTCAGAATATATTGCTCACGATATATGGAAGAAGAAACTAATCTGGAAACCAATCTGGAAGAAATATTGGAAACCCGCGAAGAAACAGATTTGGGTATCAGACAAGAAACTCGAATGGAAGGAGGCTTGGAAACAAGTCTGGAAAACAGAAAAGAAACAGATCTGGGTCGACGACAAAAAACTCGTCTGGAAAGAAGCCTGGAAACAAATCTGGAGAACCGAAAAGAAAGAAATATGGGTGACCGACAAGAAACTGGAATGGAAAGAAGCCTGGAAGCAAATCTGGAGGACGGAGAAGAAACAGATTTGGCTCCCAGACAAGAAACTGGAGTGGAAAGAAGATTGGAAGAAGGTTTGGTTTGAAAGTTACAAGGATATTTGGGTACCGGGATGGAAGATGATATGGCGACCAGTTATCATATCAGAATGGTTCCCTAGTCCTGATCACCATGATAAGCATGTTGAACATGGTTGGGATAGGAAAGACCAATCAGGAAGTAAAGTTGAGAATTTGACCAATAACAAATTGGCGAAAAGAAGTTctgaagaaatttcaaaaactgcaaCATCAAGTACAAATGATTCCAGTAAAACCAAAAAGACCAGTTGGTCATTTCCGTCGTAG